From Amycolatopsis sp. cg9, one genomic window encodes:
- a CDS encoding nucleotide disphospho-sugar-binding domain-containing protein, with protein MRVAFALWPNPVHLYPMVPLAWALRAAGHEVYVVSHPALATVTTNSGLPFVPVCDEAAMPVPMGPGNAYTEERAKVELITEALDLPDAARERWNIFSQFLLPAMWDFNPYQGDAADLPAMDGLVEFFRGWRPDLVIWDPCFAGAGVAARAVGARHARYTGPDFVGWCLDTFEEITGRPGAPAVDNPLAETLRPMAEKYGVPVDRETMLGQWTLNPMPAAINWPVDTTMVPVRWIPHANAEIIPDWLYPLPERPRVALSLGLSMRNYMTTGWEYVEVLLEALGGLDIEVVATLNQKQLSAVSRVPDNVRVVDYVPLDQLVPTCSALIHHGGFGTTIAAANSRVPQLVVDFLEEDVTAVALDGGIAATRYVVAPTTVGFVSGPGAGDVIDLSRPSVEAIRAQVMRVLTDESFRDGADRLYGDLLTAPSPTDVVAQLEKLAQPSRFSSRATDRAA; from the coding sequence ATGCGCGTCGCGTTCGCCTTGTGGCCGAACCCGGTCCACCTGTACCCGATGGTCCCGCTCGCCTGGGCGCTGCGCGCCGCCGGGCACGAGGTCTACGTGGTGTCGCACCCGGCGCTCGCCACCGTGACCACCAACTCCGGCCTGCCGTTCGTCCCCGTGTGCGACGAGGCCGCGATGCCGGTGCCGATGGGTCCGGGCAACGCCTACACCGAGGAACGGGCCAAGGTCGAGCTGATCACCGAAGCGCTGGACCTGCCCGACGCGGCCCGCGAGCGGTGGAACATCTTCAGCCAGTTCCTGCTGCCTGCCATGTGGGACTTCAACCCCTACCAGGGCGACGCGGCGGACCTGCCCGCCATGGACGGGCTCGTGGAGTTCTTCCGGGGCTGGCGGCCCGACCTGGTCATCTGGGACCCGTGCTTCGCCGGCGCCGGCGTGGCCGCGCGGGCGGTCGGAGCCCGGCACGCCCGGTACACCGGGCCGGACTTCGTCGGCTGGTGCCTGGACACCTTCGAGGAGATCACCGGGCGGCCGGGCGCGCCGGCCGTCGACAACCCGCTGGCCGAGACCCTCCGGCCGATGGCGGAGAAGTACGGCGTCCCGGTCGACCGGGAGACGATGCTCGGGCAGTGGACGCTGAACCCGATGCCGGCGGCCATCAACTGGCCGGTCGACACGACGATGGTCCCGGTGCGGTGGATCCCGCACGCCAACGCCGAGATCATCCCGGACTGGCTCTACCCGCTGCCGGAACGGCCCCGGGTCGCGCTGTCGCTCGGGCTGTCGATGCGCAACTACATGACCACCGGCTGGGAGTACGTCGAGGTCCTGCTCGAGGCGCTGGGCGGCCTGGACATCGAGGTCGTCGCGACGCTCAACCAGAAGCAGCTGAGCGCGGTCTCCCGCGTCCCGGACAACGTGCGGGTGGTCGACTACGTCCCGCTCGACCAGCTGGTGCCGACCTGCTCCGCGCTGATCCACCACGGCGGTTTCGGGACCACGATCGCCGCCGCGAACTCGCGCGTGCCGCAGCTCGTCGTGGACTTCCTCGAAGAGGACGTCACCGCGGTCGCCCTCGACGGCGGCATCGCGGCCACCCGGTACGTCGTCGCGCCCACCACCGTCGGGTTCGTCTCCGGCCCGGGTGCCGGCGACGTGATCGACCTGAGCCGGCCTTCGGTCGAGGCGATCCGCGCCCAGGTGATGCGGGTCCTCACCGACGAGTCCTTCCGGGACGGCGCGGACCGCCTCTACGGCGATCTGCTGACCGCCCCCAGCCCCACCGACGTCGTCGCCCAGCTGGAGAAGCTCGCGCAGCCGTCGCGCTTCTCGAGCCGGGCCACCGATCGAGCCGCCTAG
- a CDS encoding NAD(P)/FAD-dependent oxidoreductase, with translation MSNGSVARAVVLGGSIAGLFAARVLAEVYDEVLVVDRDRFTGPGVRQSVPQGRHAHGLLARGQQAVEELFPGLTDELRGAGVPVGDVSARMRWYVGGDRLRPGPTGLLVIGAARPVLEHHVRARVRALPAVRFLEGHDITGLAATADGRRVTGVHLQERAGGGTPRRLEAGLVVDATGRGSRAPRWLRALGCPEVPEERVKVDLAYTSRRYRLRANPFTDEQSINVIATPGHPRGAFFHTLGGDECLLSLTGLLGDHPPTDPDAFLAYAKSLPVPDVHDAVADAEPLTEPVSFRFPASTRRHYELLSRVPDGFVVVGDALCVFNPVYGQGMTAAVLQARTLRRHLGRALRPAEFFADAARVVDAPWEIAAGGDLAFPGVTGRRSVKTHIGNAYVARVQSAATRDAEVTNAFMRVAGLIDPPQALLRPRLAVRVLRGARRTGRDDGRLAA, from the coding sequence ATGAGCAACGGGAGCGTGGCGCGCGCCGTGGTCCTCGGCGGAAGCATCGCGGGGCTGTTCGCGGCCCGCGTCCTGGCCGAGGTCTACGACGAGGTGCTCGTGGTGGACCGCGACCGGTTCACCGGCCCCGGGGTGCGCCAGAGCGTGCCACAGGGCCGGCACGCCCACGGCCTGCTGGCCCGCGGGCAGCAGGCCGTGGAGGAACTGTTCCCCGGGCTCACCGACGAGCTGCGCGGGGCCGGTGTGCCGGTCGGCGACGTCTCGGCGCGCATGCGCTGGTACGTCGGCGGGGACCGGCTGCGGCCGGGCCCGACCGGCCTGCTCGTCATCGGCGCCGCGCGGCCGGTGCTGGAGCACCACGTGCGGGCCCGCGTCCGCGCGCTGCCCGCCGTCCGGTTCCTCGAAGGCCACGACATCACCGGCCTGGCCGCGACGGCCGACGGGCGCCGGGTGACCGGGGTCCACCTGCAGGAGCGCGCCGGGGGCGGCACCCCGCGGCGCCTCGAAGCCGGCCTCGTCGTCGACGCCACCGGCCGCGGTTCGCGGGCTCCCCGGTGGCTGCGCGCACTGGGCTGCCCGGAGGTGCCCGAAGAGCGCGTCAAGGTCGACCTCGCGTACACGAGCCGCCGCTACCGGCTGCGCGCGAACCCGTTCACCGACGAGCAGTCGATCAACGTGATCGCCACCCCCGGCCACCCGCGCGGCGCGTTCTTCCACACCCTCGGCGGCGACGAGTGCCTGCTCTCGCTCACCGGCCTGCTGGGCGACCACCCGCCGACGGACCCGGACGCGTTCCTGGCGTACGCGAAATCCCTGCCCGTGCCGGACGTCCACGACGCCGTCGCGGACGCGGAGCCGCTGACCGAGCCGGTGTCCTTCCGCTTCCCGGCGAGCACCCGGCGCCACTACGAGCTCCTGTCCCGGGTCCCGGACGGCTTCGTCGTCGTCGGCGACGCGCTCTGCGTGTTCAACCCCGTGTACGGCCAGGGCATGACAGCGGCGGTGTTGCAGGCCCGGACGCTGCGGCGGCACCTCGGCCGCGCGCTCCGGCCGGCCGAGTTCTTCGCCGACGCGGCCCGCGTGGTCGACGCCCCGTGGGAGATCGCCGCGGGCGGCGACCTCGCGTTCCCGGGCGTGACCGGCCGCCGCAGCGTGAAGACGCACATCGGCAACGCCTACGTCGCCCGCGTCCAGTCCGCGGCGACGCGCGACGCCGAGGTCACCAACGCCTTCATGCGCGTCGCCGGCCTGATCGACCCGCCGCAGGCGCTGCTGCGCCCCCGGCTGGCGGTGCGCGTCCTGCGCGGTGCCCGCCGGACCGGCCGCGACGACGGCCGGCTCGCCGCTTAG
- a CDS encoding trans-aconitate 2-methyltransferase — protein MTGDADRSWAEIHGAWGDDHAELYDLVFTSRGKNYENEADDITRIIRSRRPGAESLLDVACGTGAHLGRFGKAFDHTEGVELAEAMRSVARRRLPDVSVHPGDMRTFDLGRTFDAVVCLGNAIACVETLADMRLAVARLVEHLEPGGVLVVEPGWFPDQFLDGYVGGHLVEEERRIVSRVTHSTRQGGSARVEIKFVVARPDGIREWTDIFLMKLFTRDEYVSAFEDAGCAVEFADIPWRLGERPHNAPGLFIAVRKDS, from the coding sequence ATGACCGGCGACGCCGACCGCAGCTGGGCCGAGATCCACGGCGCCTGGGGCGACGACCACGCCGAGCTCTACGACCTGGTCTTCACCAGCCGCGGCAAGAACTACGAGAACGAAGCCGACGACATCACCCGGATCATCCGGTCGCGGCGGCCCGGGGCGGAGAGCCTGCTGGACGTCGCCTGCGGCACCGGGGCCCACCTGGGCCGCTTCGGCAAGGCGTTCGACCACACCGAAGGCGTCGAGCTCGCCGAAGCCATGCGCTCGGTCGCGCGGCGCCGGCTGCCCGACGTCTCCGTGCACCCCGGCGACATGCGCACCTTCGACCTCGGCCGCACCTTCGACGCCGTCGTCTGCCTCGGCAACGCGATCGCGTGCGTCGAGACCCTCGCCGACATGCGGCTCGCCGTCGCGCGGCTGGTCGAGCACCTGGAACCGGGTGGCGTGCTGGTGGTCGAGCCCGGCTGGTTCCCCGACCAGTTCCTCGACGGCTACGTCGGCGGCCACCTGGTGGAGGAGGAACGGCGGATCGTCTCGCGCGTCACGCACTCCACCCGCCAGGGCGGCAGCGCCCGCGTGGAGATCAAGTTCGTCGTCGCCCGGCCGGACGGCATCCGGGAGTGGACGGACATCTTCCTGATGAAGCTGTTCACCCGCGACGAGTACGTGAGCGCGTTCGAAGACGCCGGCTGCGCGGTCGAGTTCGCCGACATCCCGTGGCGGCTCGGCGAGCGCCCGCACAACGCGCCGGGCTTGTTCATCGCCGTGCGCAAGGATTCCTGA
- a CDS encoding pyridoxamine 5'-phosphate oxidase family protein, which translates to MTAEAPEGKVISGYDAPAPSWELVEKGLVHGNSTYWLATVRPDGRPHVMPLFGVWVDGSMYFTSNPAARKAKNLVENPHCVITATSDDLDIVVEGTAAKVTAEAELQRIAEVYIDKYGWPLTVEDGAYTAPFGAPTAGPPPYELYEVTVETVFGLGTSEPYGSARWRFGEGTS; encoded by the coding sequence ATGACTGCGGAAGCACCAGAAGGCAAGGTGATCAGCGGGTACGACGCCCCCGCGCCGAGCTGGGAGCTGGTGGAAAAGGGCCTCGTCCACGGGAACTCCACGTACTGGCTCGCGACGGTGCGCCCGGACGGCCGGCCGCACGTCATGCCGCTGTTCGGGGTCTGGGTCGACGGCTCGATGTACTTCACGTCGAACCCCGCCGCGCGCAAGGCGAAGAACCTCGTGGAGAACCCGCACTGCGTCATCACCGCCACCAGCGACGACCTGGACATCGTCGTCGAGGGCACGGCCGCGAAGGTGACCGCCGAGGCCGAGCTCCAGCGGATCGCCGAGGTGTACATCGACAAGTACGGCTGGCCGCTCACCGTCGAGGACGGCGCCTACACCGCGCCCTTCGGCGCGCCGACCGCGGGACCGCCGCCGTACGAGCTCTACGAGGTCACCGTCGAGACCGTGTTCGGCCTGGGCACTTCGGAGCCCTACGGGTCCGCCCGCTGGCGCTTCGGGGAGGGGACGTCATGA